In Nicotiana tabacum cultivar K326 chromosome 2, ASM71507v2, whole genome shotgun sequence, the following proteins share a genomic window:
- the LOC107763262 gene encoding uncharacterized protein LOC107763262 — translation MLGKEHPGRVRCLGLRATPSNTFIETNLRLGNIRIVSNNVGCSSGCQEKYNQLMITLKAYMIMKEESIPEQFAGIFASHPTMPSDAASGPVSPTDARRSSGASNLSDNH, via the exons ATGCTAGGCAAAGAGCATCCTGGAAGGGTGAGATGTTTGGGATTAAGAGCTACTCCAAGCAATACTTTCATAGAGACAAATCTTCGTCTTGGTAATATTAGAATTGTGAGTAATAATGTTGGATGTTCTTCTGGATGCCAAGAGAAGTACAATCAATTGATGATTACTCTCAAAGCATACATGATAATGAAGGAAGAGTCAATACCAGAACAATTTGCTGGGATCTTTGCTTCTCATCCTACAATG CCAAGTGATGCAGCTAGTGGACCCGTTTCACCGACGGATGCAAGAAGATCTTCTGGCGCTAGTAATCTCAGTGACAACCATTGA